In Enterobacter cloacae, the following are encoded in one genomic region:
- a CDS encoding sugar phosphatase — protein MQCKGFLFDLDGTLVDSLPVVERSWCHWADRHGIDHQDVLNFIHGKQAITSLRHFLVGRTEEDIQAEFSYLEHIESTDTDGIAALPGARELLEHLNEEQIPWAIVTSGSIPVAHARHKAAGLPKPEVFITAERVKRGKPEPDAFLLGAELLGLAPADCVVVEDAAAGVLAGLNAGSHVIAVNVPADSPRLDEADFVLNSLTTLAVSKAPDGVVTVSLKM, from the coding sequence GTGCAGTGTAAAGGTTTTCTGTTTGATCTGGACGGTACGCTGGTGGATTCGCTGCCGGTTGTGGAGCGTTCATGGTGCCATTGGGCTGACAGACATGGCATCGACCATCAGGACGTGCTGAATTTTATCCACGGCAAACAGGCCATTACCTCGTTACGGCATTTTCTGGTGGGGCGCACTGAGGAAGATATTCAGGCAGAGTTCAGCTATCTTGAGCATATTGAATCCACCGACACGGACGGCATCGCCGCGCTGCCCGGGGCGCGTGAACTGCTTGAACATCTTAATGAAGAGCAGATCCCGTGGGCGATAGTGACCTCCGGCTCGATTCCGGTTGCGCATGCCCGTCATAAGGCGGCAGGCTTGCCGAAGCCAGAAGTGTTCATCACCGCTGAACGCGTCAAGCGCGGCAAACCTGAACCTGATGCGTTTTTACTCGGCGCTGAACTGCTGGGTCTTGCTCCCGCAGACTGCGTGGTGGTGGAAGATGCGGCAGCCGGAGTGCTGGCCGGGTTGAATGCCGGAAGCCATGTTATCGCCGTCAACGTACCGGCGGACTCGCCCCGGCTGGACGAAGCCGATTTTGTGCTTAACTCGCTGACGACACTTGCTGTCTCTAAAGCACCTGACGGCGTTGTTACCGTCTCGCTGAAAATGTAA
- a CDS encoding UPF0304 protein yields MEMTNAQRLILSNQYKMMTMLDPDNAERYRRLQTIVERGFGLQMRELDREFGELKEETCRLIIDIMEMYHALHVSWTNLKDQPSIDERRVTFLGFDAATEARYLSYVRFMVNTEGRYTHFDAGTHGFNAQTPMWEKYQRMLSVWHSCPRQYHLSSNEIQQIINA; encoded by the coding sequence ATGGAAATGACCAATGCTCAACGTCTGATTTTGTCTAATCAGTACAAGATGATGACTATGCTTGATCCCGACAACGCAGAGCGCTACCGCCGCTTACAGACTATCGTTGAACGTGGCTTTGGTTTGCAGATGCGCGAACTGGATCGCGAGTTTGGCGAGCTGAAAGAAGAAACCTGCCGCCTGATCATCGACATTATGGAGATGTATCACGCGCTGCACGTTTCCTGGACCAATCTGAAAGATCAACCGTCCATCGACGAGCGTCGCGTGACGTTCCTGGGCTTTGATGCCGCAACGGAAGCGCGCTATCTGAGCTATGTACGCTTTATGGTGAATACCGAAGGGCGCTATACCCATTTTGATGCGGGTACTCACGGTTTTAACGCGCAAACCCCAATGTGGGAAAAATATCAGCGCATGCTGAGCGTATGGCATTCGTGCCCACGCCAGTACCATTTAAGCAGCAACGAAATTCAACAAATCATTAATGCCTGA
- a CDS encoding UPF0208 membrane protein, with protein MSTPEIPSVNFFSLFRRGQHYAKTWPMEKRLAPMFVENRVIRATRHAIRFMPPVAIFTLCWQIALGGQLGPAVATALFALSLPMQGLWWLGKRSITPLPPGILHWFYEVRGKLEEAGQALAPVEGKPDYQALADTLKRAFKQLDKTFLDGL; from the coding sequence ATGTCGACACCTGAGATCCCGTCCGTGAACTTTTTTAGTCTGTTTCGTCGGGGACAGCATTACGCAAAGACCTGGCCGATGGAAAAGCGCCTTGCGCCTATGTTTGTTGAGAATCGCGTCATCCGCGCCACCCGCCATGCGATTCGCTTTATGCCGCCTGTCGCGATATTTACGCTGTGCTGGCAAATTGCCCTCGGGGGGCAGCTTGGCCCGGCCGTCGCCACGGCGCTCTTTGCGCTAAGTCTGCCGATGCAGGGACTGTGGTGGTTAGGTAAGCGTTCAATTACGCCATTACCTCCCGGAATTTTACACTGGTTTTATGAAGTTCGCGGGAAACTCGAGGAAGCAGGGCAGGCGCTTGCTCCGGTCGAAGGTAAACCGGATTACCAGGCGCTGGCCGATACCCTCAAGCGGGCTTTTAAACAACTTGATAAAACATTCCTCGATGGTTTGTGA
- the ackA gene encoding acetate kinase, producing the protein MSSKLVLVLNCGSSSLKFAIIDALNGDEYLSGLAECFHLPEARIKWKMDGSKQEAALGAGAAHSEALNFIVNTILAQKPELSAQLTAIGHRIVHGGEKYTSSVVIDESVIQGIKDSASFAPLHNPAHLIGIAEALKSFPQLKDKNVAVFDTAFHQTMPEESYLYALPYSLYREHGVRRYGAHGTSHFYVTQEAAKVLNKPVEELNIITCHLGNGGSVSAIRNGKCVDTSMGLTPLEGLVMGTRSGDIDPAIIFHLHDTLGMSVDQINKMLTKESGLLGLTEVTSDCRYVEDNYAEKADAKRAMDVYCHRLAKYIGSYTALMEGRLDAVIFTGGIGENAAMVRELTLGKLGVLGFDVDHERNLAARFGKSGFINKEGTRPAIVIPTNEELVIAQDANRLTA; encoded by the coding sequence ATGTCGAGTAAGTTAGTACTGGTTCTGAACTGCGGTAGCTCCTCACTGAAATTCGCCATCATCGATGCGCTCAACGGTGACGAGTACCTCTCTGGTTTGGCCGAATGTTTCCATCTGCCTGAAGCACGTATCAAATGGAAGATGGACGGTAGCAAACAAGAAGCGGCTTTAGGTGCAGGCGCCGCTCACAGTGAAGCGCTGAACTTTATCGTTAACACTATTCTGGCACAAAAACCAGAACTGTCTGCTCAGCTGACTGCGATTGGTCACCGTATCGTCCACGGCGGCGAAAAATACACCAGCTCCGTCGTGATCGACGAATCTGTGATCCAGGGTATCAAAGACTCTGCATCCTTCGCGCCGCTGCACAACCCGGCTCACCTGATCGGTATCGCTGAAGCGCTGAAATCCTTCCCGCAGCTGAAAGACAAAAACGTGGCCGTGTTTGACACCGCGTTCCATCAGACTATGCCGGAAGAATCTTACCTCTACGCCCTGCCATACAGCCTGTACAGAGAGCACGGTGTTCGTCGCTACGGCGCACATGGCACCAGCCACTTCTATGTGACGCAGGAAGCGGCAAAAGTACTGAACAAACCGGTTGAAGAACTGAACATCATCACCTGCCACCTGGGCAACGGTGGTTCTGTTTCTGCTATCCGTAACGGTAAATGTGTTGATACTTCTATGGGTCTGACCCCACTGGAAGGTCTGGTGATGGGTACCCGTTCCGGTGATATCGACCCGGCGATCATCTTCCACCTGCACGACACCCTGGGCATGAGCGTTGACCAGATCAACAAAATGCTGACCAAAGAGTCTGGCCTGCTGGGTCTGACCGAAGTCACCAGCGACTGCCGTTATGTTGAAGACAACTACGCAGAAAAAGCGGACGCTAAACGTGCAATGGACGTTTACTGCCACCGCCTGGCAAAATACATCGGTTCTTACACTGCGCTGATGGAAGGTCGTCTGGACGCGGTAATCTTCACCGGTGGTATCGGTGAGAATGCGGCAATGGTCCGTGAACTGACCCTGGGTAAACTGGGCGTTCTGGGCTTCGACGTTGATCACGAACGTAACCTGGCTGCCCGTTTCGGTAAGTCTGGTTTCATCAACAAAGAAGGTACCCGTCCAGCTATCGTTATCCCAACGAACGAAGAGCTGGTCATCGCGCAAGACGCGAACCGCCTGACTGCCTGA
- a CDS encoding phosphate acetyltransferase: protein MSRIIMLIPTGTSVGLTSVSLGVIRAMERKGVRLSVFKPIAQPRAGGDAPDQTTTIVRKNSNLPAAEPLKMSHVESLLSSNQKDVLMEEIIANYHANTQDAEVVLVEGLVPTRKHQFAQSLNFEIAKTLNAEIVFVMSQGTDTPEQLNERIELTRSSFGGVKNTNITGVIVNKLNAPVDEQGRTRPDLSEIFDDSSRAKVIKVDPAKLQSSSPLPVLGAVPWSFDLIATRAIDMAHHLNATVINEGDINTRRVKSVTFCARSIPHMLEHFRAGSLLVTSADRPDVLVAACLAAMNGVEIGAILLTGAYEMDPRVSKLCERAFATGLPVFMVNTNTWQTSLSLQSFNLEVPVDDHERIEKVQEYVAGYINADWIESLTATSERSRRLSPPAFRYQLTELARKAGKRVVLPEGDEPRTVKAAAICAERGIATCVLLGNPDEITRVAASQGVELGAGIEIVDPEVVRESYVARLVELRKSKGMTEAVAREQLEDNVVLGTLMLEQDEVDGLVSGAVHTTANTIRPPLQLIKTAPGSSLVSSVFFMLLPEQVYVYGDCAINPDPTAEQLAEIAIQSADSAIAFGIEPRVAMLSYSTGTSGAGSDVEKVREATRLAQEKRPDLMIDGPLQYDAAVMADVAKSKAPNSPVAGRATVFIFPDLNTGNTTYKAVQRSADLISIGPMLQGMRKPVNDLSRGALVDDIVYTIALTAIQSSQQQ from the coding sequence GTGTCCCGTATTATTATGCTGATCCCTACCGGAACCAGCGTCGGCCTGACCAGCGTCAGCCTTGGCGTTATCCGTGCTATGGAACGCAAAGGCGTTCGTCTGAGCGTCTTTAAGCCAATCGCCCAGCCTCGTGCCGGTGGCGATGCGCCAGACCAGACCACCACCATCGTGCGTAAGAACTCCAATCTGCCAGCGGCTGAACCGCTGAAGATGAGCCACGTTGAATCTCTGCTCTCCAGCAACCAGAAAGACGTGCTGATGGAAGAGATCATCGCCAACTACCACGCGAACACTCAGGACGCGGAAGTGGTTCTGGTTGAAGGCCTGGTTCCTACGCGCAAACACCAGTTTGCCCAGTCTCTGAACTTCGAAATCGCGAAAACGCTGAACGCTGAGATCGTCTTCGTCATGTCTCAGGGTACTGACACCCCAGAGCAGCTGAACGAGCGTATCGAACTGACTCGCAGCAGCTTCGGCGGCGTAAAAAATACCAACATCACCGGCGTTATCGTTAACAAACTGAACGCCCCGGTTGATGAGCAGGGTCGTACTCGCCCTGACCTGTCCGAGATCTTCGACGACTCTTCCAGAGCGAAAGTCATCAAAGTTGACCCGGCTAAACTGCAAAGCTCCAGCCCGCTGCCAGTACTGGGCGCGGTACCGTGGAGCTTCGATCTGATTGCCACCCGTGCAATCGATATGGCGCATCACCTGAACGCCACCGTGATCAACGAAGGCGACATCAACACCCGTCGCGTGAAGTCCGTGACCTTCTGTGCGCGCAGCATCCCGCACATGCTGGAACACTTCCGTGCAGGCTCCCTGCTGGTGACTTCCGCTGACCGTCCTGACGTGCTGGTTGCAGCCTGCCTGGCGGCAATGAACGGCGTGGAAATCGGTGCCATTCTGCTGACCGGTGCTTACGAGATGGACCCACGCGTCAGCAAGCTCTGCGAGCGCGCTTTTGCCACTGGCCTGCCGGTCTTCATGGTGAACACCAACACCTGGCAGACCTCCCTGAGCCTGCAGAGCTTCAACCTGGAAGTGCCGGTTGATGACCACGAACGTATTGAGAAAGTGCAGGAATACGTTGCGGGTTACATCAATGCAGACTGGATCGAATCCCTGACTGCGACTTCTGAGCGCAGCCGTCGTCTGTCTCCACCAGCCTTCCGTTACCAGCTGACTGAGCTGGCGCGTAAAGCGGGCAAACGCGTTGTTCTGCCAGAAGGTGATGAACCACGTACCGTTAAAGCGGCAGCTATCTGCGCAGAACGCGGTATCGCGACCTGTGTGCTGCTGGGTAACCCGGATGAAATCACCCGTGTGGCGGCCTCTCAGGGCGTTGAGCTGGGTGCGGGTATCGAAATCGTTGACCCGGAAGTGGTTCGCGAAAGCTACGTAGCCCGTCTGGTTGAACTGCGTAAGAGCAAGGGCATGACCGAAGCCGTTGCGCGTGAACAGCTGGAAGACAACGTGGTGCTGGGTACGCTGATGCTGGAACAGGACGAAGTTGACGGTCTGGTTTCTGGTGCTGTTCACACCACCGCGAACACCATCCGTCCGCCACTGCAGCTGATCAAAACTGCACCGGGCAGCTCACTGGTGTCTTCCGTGTTCTTCATGCTGCTGCCTGAACAGGTTTACGTTTACGGCGACTGTGCGATCAACCCGGATCCAACGGCAGAACAGCTGGCTGAAATCGCTATCCAGTCTGCAGACTCCGCGATTGCCTTCGGTATCGAACCACGCGTGGCGATGCTCTCCTACTCTACCGGCACTTCTGGTGCAGGCAGCGATGTAGAGAAAGTTCGCGAAGCGACCCGTCTGGCGCAGGAAAAACGTCCTGACCTGATGATCGACGGCCCGCTGCAGTACGACGCTGCGGTAATGGCTGACGTGGCGAAATCCAAAGCGCCTAACTCACCGGTTGCCGGTCGCGCTACCGTGTTCATCTTCCCGGATCTGAACACCGGTAACACCACCTACAAAGCGGTACAGCGTTCTGCAGACCTGATCTCCATCGGGCCAATGCTGCAGGGTATGCGCAAACCTGTGAACGACCTGTCCCGTGGTGCGCTGGTAGACGATATCGTCTACACCATCGCGCTGACCGCGATCCAGTCCTCACAGCAGCAGTAA
- a CDS encoding transketolase gives MIKVAPAGQKDAVEMRKVYAGFVAKQIEAGSEIIALEADLMSSMAMDGVARDYPQHVINCGIMEANVIGTAAGLSLTGRKPFVHTFTAFASRRCFDQLFMSLDYQRNNVKVIASDAGVTACHNGGTHMSFEDMGIVRGLAHSVVLEVTDAVMFEDVLRQLIDLEGFYWVRTIRKQAPSVYAPGSTFTIGKGNVLREGSDITLIANGIMVAEALEAARQLGQEGVSAAVIDMFTLKPIDRMLVKNYAEKTGRIVTCENHSIHNGLGSAVAEVLVETCPVPMRRVGVKERYGQVGTQDFLQKEYGLTAHDIVSAARELL, from the coding sequence ATGATTAAGGTTGCACCAGCAGGACAAAAAGATGCCGTTGAGATGCGTAAAGTCTACGCCGGTTTTGTGGCAAAACAGATTGAGGCCGGAAGCGAGATCATCGCGCTGGAAGCGGATCTGATGAGCTCGATGGCAATGGACGGTGTGGCGCGTGATTACCCGCAGCACGTCATTAACTGCGGCATTATGGAAGCCAACGTGATTGGTACGGCAGCCGGGTTGTCGCTGACCGGGCGTAAACCGTTCGTCCACACCTTTACCGCCTTTGCCAGCCGTCGCTGCTTCGACCAGCTGTTTATGTCCCTGGACTACCAGCGTAACAACGTGAAGGTCATTGCCTCGGATGCGGGCGTCACGGCTTGCCACAACGGTGGCACGCATATGTCGTTTGAAGATATGGGGATTGTGCGCGGTCTGGCCCATTCGGTGGTGCTGGAGGTGACCGACGCGGTGATGTTTGAGGATGTGCTACGCCAGCTGATTGATCTTGAAGGTTTCTACTGGGTGCGCACCATTCGTAAACAGGCCCCGAGCGTCTATGCACCGGGATCAACCTTTACCATCGGCAAGGGTAACGTACTGCGCGAAGGGAGCGATATCACCCTGATTGCCAACGGTATCATGGTGGCGGAAGCACTGGAAGCAGCCCGCCAGCTGGGGCAGGAAGGCGTGAGCGCGGCGGTGATCGATATGTTTACCCTGAAACCGATCGACCGGATGCTGGTGAAAAACTACGCCGAGAAAACCGGGCGCATCGTCACCTGCGAAAACCACAGCATCCATAACGGGCTGGGGTCGGCGGTGGCGGAAGTGCTGGTGGAAACGTGTCCTGTACCGATGCGTCGGGTTGGCGTGAAGGAGCGTTACGGCCAGGTAGGGACGCAGGACTTCCTGCAGAAGGAGTATGGCCTGACGGCACATGACATTGTGTCGGCGGCGAGAGAGTTACTGTAA
- a CDS encoding transketolase: MNVNEITQLARQIRLETLKSLTQLGFGHYGGSMSVVETLAVLYGAVMKIDPADPDWPERDYFVLSKGHAGPALYSILAIKGYFPMEELSTLNQNGTRLPSHPDRLKTRGVDATTGSLGQGISIAGGMALSHRLAGRPNRVFCIVGDGELNEGQCWEAFQFIAHHRLNNLTVFVDWNKQQLDGQLDEIICAFDLEGKFRAFGFDVVTVKGDDIPALLDVTSRVPAADARPRVVILDSIKGQGVPYLEQLSNSHHLRLTGESKAALNETIRQLEATHD, from the coding sequence ATGAATGTGAATGAGATAACCCAACTGGCGCGTCAGATCCGCCTTGAGACCCTGAAATCACTGACGCAGCTGGGCTTTGGTCACTACGGTGGCAGTATGTCGGTGGTTGAAACGCTGGCCGTGCTGTACGGCGCGGTGATGAAAATCGACCCGGCCGACCCGGACTGGCCAGAGCGCGACTATTTTGTCCTGTCGAAAGGCCACGCGGGCCCGGCGCTGTACAGTATCCTGGCGATAAAAGGCTATTTCCCGATGGAAGAGCTGAGCACGCTCAACCAGAACGGCACGCGTCTGCCAAGCCACCCGGATCGTCTGAAAACGCGCGGTGTGGATGCCACCACCGGCTCGCTCGGACAGGGCATTTCTATCGCCGGGGGAATGGCGTTGTCGCACAGGCTGGCAGGGCGTCCAAACCGGGTATTTTGCATTGTGGGTGATGGCGAGCTTAACGAAGGTCAATGCTGGGAGGCATTCCAGTTTATTGCTCACCATCGCCTGAACAATCTCACGGTGTTTGTGGACTGGAATAAGCAGCAGCTCGACGGTCAACTGGATGAAATTATCTGCGCGTTCGATCTGGAGGGGAAATTCCGTGCCTTTGGCTTTGATGTGGTGACCGTGAAAGGGGATGACATCCCGGCGTTGCTGGACGTCACATCGCGGGTTCCAGCGGCGGATGCGCGTCCGCGGGTAGTGATTCTGGACAGCATTAAAGGGCAGGGGGTGCCGTATCTGGAGCAGCTTAGTAACTCTCATCATCTGCGCCTGACCGGGGAGAGCAAGGCGGCCCTCAACGAGACGATTCGCCAACTGGAGGCTACACATGATTAA
- a CDS encoding PTS ascorbate transporter subunit IIC: MFILETLNFVVDILKVPSVLVGLIALIGLVAQKKSFSDVVKGTIKTILGFIVLGGGATVLVGSLNPLGGMFEHAFNIQGIIPNNEAIVSIALEKYGASTALIMAFGMVANIIVARFTRLKYIFLTGHHTFYMACMIGVILTVAGFEGVGLVFTGSLILGLVMAFFPAIAQRYMKRITGTDDIAFGHFGTLGYVLSGWIGSKFGKGSRSTEEMNLPKNLSFLRDSSISISLTMMIIYLIMAVSAGREYVEATFSGGQNYLVYAIIMAITFAAGVFIILQGVRLILAEIVPAFTGFSEKLVPNARPALDCPVVYPYAPNAVLIGFLFSFLGGLVGLFICGQFSWVLILPGVVPHFFTGATAGVFGNATGGRRGAMIGAFANGLLITFLPVLLLPVLGAIGFANTTFSDADFGAVGIVLGNLARFLSPLAITGLVVALFALLVAYNVFAKNKSAGGNAQENTGAKS, encoded by the coding sequence ATGTTTATCCTTGAAACGCTGAATTTCGTTGTTGATATATTAAAAGTTCCCTCTGTACTGGTTGGTTTAATTGCATTAATTGGTCTGGTCGCGCAGAAAAAATCTTTTTCTGACGTGGTGAAGGGAACCATTAAAACCATCCTCGGTTTTATTGTGCTGGGTGGTGGCGCTACGGTATTGGTGGGGTCATTAAATCCATTAGGCGGCATGTTTGAACATGCGTTTAATATTCAGGGCATTATTCCAAACAATGAAGCGATTGTGTCTATTGCGCTGGAAAAATATGGAGCCTCGACCGCACTGATTATGGCGTTCGGCATGGTGGCAAACATCATCGTCGCACGCTTTACCCGCCTGAAATACATCTTCCTGACCGGTCATCACACCTTTTACATGGCATGCATGATTGGCGTGATCCTGACGGTCGCGGGCTTTGAGGGCGTGGGCCTGGTCTTTACGGGGTCGCTGATCCTCGGCCTGGTGATGGCTTTCTTCCCGGCGATAGCGCAGCGCTATATGAAGCGTATCACCGGCACTGACGATATTGCGTTTGGCCATTTTGGCACACTGGGCTACGTGCTTTCTGGCTGGATCGGCAGCAAGTTTGGCAAAGGCTCGCGTTCAACCGAAGAGATGAACCTGCCTAAGAATCTGAGCTTCCTGCGTGACAGCTCTATTTCAATCTCCCTGACCATGATGATTATCTATCTGATCATGGCGGTGAGCGCCGGGCGTGAGTACGTAGAGGCGACCTTCAGCGGCGGCCAGAACTACCTGGTGTACGCCATTATCATGGCAATTACCTTTGCGGCAGGTGTGTTCATCATCCTGCAGGGTGTGCGCCTGATTCTGGCCGAAATCGTCCCGGCTTTTACCGGTTTCTCGGAGAAACTGGTGCCGAATGCACGTCCTGCGCTGGATTGTCCGGTGGTCTATCCGTATGCGCCAAACGCGGTGCTGATTGGCTTTCTGTTCAGCTTCCTCGGCGGTCTGGTCGGGCTGTTCATCTGCGGTCAGTTCAGCTGGGTGCTGATCCTGCCGGGCGTAGTGCCGCATTTCTTCACCGGTGCGACTGCAGGCGTGTTCGGTAATGCTACTGGCGGACGTCGCGGGGCGATGATTGGCGCATTTGCTAACGGCCTGCTGATCACCTTCCTGCCGGTGCTGCTCCTGCCCGTGCTGGGTGCAATTGGTTTTGCTAATACGACCTTCTCGGATGCCGATTTCGGCGCTGTCGGGATTGTTCTGGGCAACCTGGCACGCTTCCTGTCACCGCTTGCCATCACCGGGCTGGTGGTTGCGTTGTTCGCGCTGCTGGTGGCGTACAACGTGTTTGCTAAAAACAAATCTGCGGGCGGTAACGCGCAGGAAAACACCGGAGCTAAATCATGA
- a CDS encoding PTS mannitol transporter subunit IIB translates to MKIMAICGSGLGSSFMVEMNIKKILKKLEIEADVEHSDLSSATPGAADLFVMAKDIAASASVPENQLVVINNIIDINELEAQLRAWFEKQ, encoded by the coding sequence ATGAAAATAATGGCTATTTGCGGTTCTGGCCTGGGCAGCAGTTTTATGGTCGAAATGAATATTAAAAAGATACTCAAAAAGCTTGAGATTGAGGCTGATGTTGAACACTCCGATCTCTCATCTGCAACCCCGGGCGCAGCCGATCTTTTCGTGATGGCGAAAGACATTGCAGCCAGCGCCAGCGTGCCGGAAAACCAGCTGGTGGTGATCAACAACATCATCGATATCAACGAACTTGAAGCGCAGTTACGTGCCTGGTTCGAAAAACAATAA
- a CDS encoding PTS ascorbate transporter subunit IIA codes for MLKKWIYDTTITLQDSVESWPQALELCAKPLLDLQVIAPEYVTAIIEQHHTLGPYYVLAPGLAMPHARPEEGAKGLGLSLLKLKQGVSFGAGEFDPVDVIVMLAAPDKHSHIEMISALAELFSSDNDMAELHQANTLEEIKTIIDRF; via the coding sequence GTGCTCAAAAAGTGGATATACGATACGACCATTACGCTTCAGGATAGCGTCGAGAGCTGGCCTCAGGCGCTGGAGCTGTGCGCAAAACCGTTGCTGGATCTGCAGGTGATTGCCCCGGAGTATGTGACGGCAATCATTGAGCAGCACCATACATTAGGGCCGTATTATGTGCTGGCACCAGGGCTGGCGATGCCGCATGCGAGGCCGGAAGAGGGGGCTAAAGGGCTGGGGCTCTCATTATTAAAACTGAAACAGGGTGTCTCTTTTGGTGCCGGGGAATTTGACCCCGTTGATGTGATTGTGATGCTGGCGGCACCGGACAAACATAGTCATATAGAAATGATCTCAGCTCTCGCTGAATTATTTTCCAGCGACAATGATATGGCCGAATTGCATCAGGCGAATACGCTGGAGGAAATAAAAACGATTATCGACCGCTTCTGA
- a CDS encoding LacI family transcriptional regulator: protein MSLTRKRRSTGKVTLADVAQLAGVGTMTVSRALRTPEQVSDKLREKIEAAVQELGYMPNLAASALASASSWTIAMVVPNLSEAGCSEMFAGLQQVLQPAGYQIMLAESQHRLEQEEKLLETLLASNIAAAILLSVEHTDTVRHWLKNASIPVMEMGAMRADPIDMNIGIDNVAAMYELTEMVIQRGYQNIGLLCANQEQWIFQQHLQGWYKAMLRHHMSPNRVINAAMPPNFSTGAAQLPEFLLAWPELDALVCVSDELACGALYECQRRRIKVPDDLAVVGFGDSDVSRVCQPPLTTMVVPHRKIGIEAGRALLERLNDGDWRDQKPIASSLCLRESC, encoded by the coding sequence ATGTCTCTAACCCGAAAACGGCGCAGTACCGGTAAAGTGACACTCGCCGATGTCGCACAGCTTGCCGGAGTGGGCACAATGACCGTGTCCCGGGCACTCCGCACGCCGGAACAGGTTTCTGATAAACTACGAGAAAAAATTGAAGCTGCGGTGCAGGAATTGGGATATATGCCCAACCTTGCCGCCAGCGCGCTGGCGTCGGCCTCTTCATGGACGATTGCTATGGTTGTTCCTAATCTTTCCGAAGCTGGTTGCTCGGAGATGTTCGCCGGGCTACAGCAGGTATTACAGCCTGCCGGGTACCAGATCATGCTGGCAGAATCTCAGCATCGTCTCGAACAGGAAGAGAAATTACTGGAAACGCTACTGGCGTCCAATATTGCAGCCGCGATTTTGCTCAGCGTCGAACACACCGACACCGTCCGCCACTGGCTGAAAAATGCCTCCATCCCGGTGATGGAAATGGGTGCCATGCGCGCCGATCCTATCGACATGAATATCGGGATTGATAACGTCGCGGCGATGTATGAACTCACTGAGATGGTGATCCAGCGTGGCTATCAGAATATTGGCCTGCTGTGTGCCAACCAGGAGCAGTGGATTTTCCAGCAGCACTTGCAGGGCTGGTACAAAGCGATGCTTCGCCACCATATGTCACCGAATCGGGTCATAAATGCCGCCATGCCGCCGAACTTCTCAACGGGTGCGGCACAGCTACCTGAATTCCTGCTGGCATGGCCTGAGCTGGATGCACTGGTGTGCGTATCGGATGAGCTGGCCTGCGGTGCGCTGTATGAGTGCCAGCGTCGGCGTATCAAGGTACCAGACGATCTGGCGGTCGTGGGCTTTGGTGACAGCGACGTCAGCCGCGTCTGTCAGCCACCGCTGACGACGATGGTAGTACCGCACCGTAAGATTGGGATTGAAGCGGGACGTGCGTTACTGGAACGTCTCAATGACGGAGACTGGCGCGATCAGAAACCCATCGCGTCCAGCCTGTGTCTGCGGGAAAGCTGCTAA
- a CDS encoding NUDIX hydrolase: MVEQSHLASTEWVDIVSEENEVIAQASRAQMRAERLRHRATYIVVHDGMGKILVQRRTDTKDFLPGMLDATAGGVVQADEVLLDSARREAEEELGIAGVPFAEHGQFYFEDENCRVWGGLFSCVSHGPFALQEEEVSEVSWMTPEEITARCDEFTPDSLKALALWMSRNANNESTKSEKEEEAE; this comes from the coding sequence ATGGTGGAGCAGAGTCATTTGGCAAGTACAGAGTGGGTTGACATTGTCAGCGAAGAAAATGAAGTGATCGCGCAGGCCAGCCGCGCACAAATGCGTGCGGAGCGTCTGCGTCACCGTGCAACGTACATCGTTGTGCATGACGGCATGGGCAAAATTCTGGTCCAGCGCCGCACGGACACCAAAGATTTTCTCCCCGGTATGCTGGATGCCACTGCGGGCGGGGTCGTTCAGGCGGATGAAGTGCTGCTGGATTCCGCGCGTCGCGAAGCGGAAGAAGAGTTAGGCATTGCCGGTGTGCCATTTGCCGAGCACGGCCAGTTCTATTTCGAGGACGAAAACTGCCGCGTCTGGGGCGGGCTGTTTAGCTGCGTTTCCCACGGCCCGTTCGCCCTGCAGGAAGAGGAAGTCAGTGAAGTGAGCTGGATGACGCCGGAAGAAATTACCGCGCGTTGCGACGAGTTCACGCCGGATTCGTTAAAAGCGCTGGCGCTGTGGATGAGCCGCAACGCGAATAACGAATCGACCAAATCAGAGAAAGAAGAAGAGGCTGAGTAA